A region of Aquarana catesbeiana isolate 2022-GZ linkage group LG08, ASM4218655v1, whole genome shotgun sequence DNA encodes the following proteins:
- the LOC141106698 gene encoding taste receptor type 2 member 2-like, whose translation MASLYIIIPVVFHLICLMTGSLANIFILSLNFLDWMKTRKWSPVDLIINCIGIINLFMQGSIVFNQICALLFVEFYLQVWVVNSLVVMMTSLALSSLWCSTCLCCYYFVKITSFHWAWFYKIKVKFPVMVPWLLFFSCTISWAFGLVAYWDIYIESSLLPANATRDVSYVHLNHKSRCDCIFKIYMLVASVPFTIIFITAAAIIFSLCNHMQRIRKNNEGPGNSKLSSHIKATKTVIFLLVWYLIFYSMLNMIFSEEGNGLLFLFCVIVASAFPTGNAIILISGNRKLLLKLKHLLCIKQTSLNVEVTATTY comes from the coding sequence ATGGCTTCTCTGTACATTATAATTCCAGTGGTCTTCCACCTCATTTGTCTCATGACTGGCTCACTTGCAAACATCTTTATCTTGTCTTTAAACTTTCTAGACTGGATGAAGACCAGAAAATGGAGCCCAGTTGACCTCATTATCAACTGCATTGGTATTATTAACCTCTTCATGCAAGGATCAATTGTATTCAACCAGATCTGTGCTTTACTCTTTGTGGAATTCTACCTTCAAGTCTGGGTGGTCAATTCCTTGGTTGTTATGATGACTTCTCTAGCATTATCCAGTCTCTGGTGTTCTACCTGCCTGTGTTGCTATTATTTTGTGAAGATCACCAGTTTCCATTGGGCATGGTTCTACAAGATCAAGGTTAAGTTTCCAGTGATGGTTCCCTGGCTGCTGTTTTTCTCCTGTACTATATCCTGGGCTTTTGGATTGGTTGCTTATTGGGACATATACATAGAGAGCTCATTACTTCCTGCTAATGCTACAAGGGATGTATCTTATGTTCATTTGAATCATAAAAGCAGGTGTGACTGTATTTTCAAGATTTATATGTTAGTCGCTAGTGTTCCATTCACTATTATCTTTATCACAGCTGCAGCAATTATCTTCTCCCTGTGTAATCACATGCAGCGAATTAGGAAGAACAATGAAGGTCCTGGAAACAGTAAACTCTCATCCCACATTAAAGCCACCAAAACTGTGATTTTTCTGCTTGTTTGGTACTTAATTTTCTATAGCATGCTAAATATGATATTTAGTGAAGAGGGTAATGGCTTACTATTTCTTTTTTGCGTTATTGTGGCATCTGCTTTTCCTacaggaaatgcaattattttaattagCGGGAATAGGAAGCTGTTATTGAAGCTGAAGCATCTTTTGTGTATAAAACAAACAAGTCTCAATGTTGAAGTCACTGCTACTACTTACTAG
- the LOC141106697 gene encoding taste receptor type 2 member 9-like codes for MDSLYIADIAIHSILLITGISGNIFILIVHFLEWLKTREHNPCYLIINAIGISNICLQTANDLIEMSYYIWPDAYNEEWVNYLVTALIASLSLSSLWCSTCLCLYYCVKIVNLNGPLFYKIKANLPVVVPWVLVFSVVLSSLVGMPALWDLYTSYSFTAVNITGNVTLEESVYPYESKCNCIYYLYVLVASLAFVIIFLAGGTIITSLCKHMSRMRQNNEGLGHPRIRTHLSAAKTVTALLILYLIFYGTFSFINNPVYVLDEVTYVICCIVMSTFPTVNTIILIMGNRKLLNALKQILGMKSSVNNTEITVTTY; via the coding sequence ATGGATAGCTTATACATTGCGGATATAGCTATCCATAGTATACTTCTTATAACTGGCATATCTGGAAATATCTTCATCTTAATCGTTCACTTTCTGGAGTGGCTAAAAACTCGTGAGCATAATCCTTGTTATCTCATTATTAATGCCATTGGAATTTCAAACATCTGTCTGCAAACAGCCAATGATTTGATAGAGATGTCATACTATATATGGCCAGATGCCTACAATGAAGAATGGGTAAATTATTTAGTGACAGCTCTTATAGCATCTCTGTCATTGTCCAGTCTCTGGTGCTCCACCTGCCTCTGTTTATATTATTGTGTGAAGATTGTCAACCTCAATGGACCTTTGTTTTATAAAATCAAAGCAAATCTGCCTGTTGTGGTACCTTGGGTACTTGTGTTCTCAGTTGTTCTGTCTTCTTTGGTTGGAATGCCAGCCCTATGGGATCTGTACACGAGCTATTCCTTTACAGCCGTAAACATTACAGGGAATGTGACATTAGAAGAATCAGTTTATCCCTATGAGAGTAAATGTAATTGTATATATTACTTATACGTTTTAGTTGCTTCTTTGGCATTTGTAATAATCTTCTTGGCAGGTGGAACCATCATCACCTCTCTGTGTAAGCACATGTCAAGGATGAGGCAAAACAATGAAGGACTTGGTCATCCTAGAATCAGGACTCACTTATCAGCTGCTAAAACAGTGACTGCTCTACTGATACTTTATTTGATTTTCTATGGGACATTTAGTTTTATAAACAACCCAGTATATGTCCTGGATGAAGTAACATATGTAATATGTTGCATTGTTATGTCCACTTTCCCAACAGTAAATACAATTATTTTAATCATGGGAAACAGAAAACTGTTGAATGCTCTGAAGCAGATATTGGGTATGAAATCTAGTGTTAACAATACTGAAATCACTGTTACTACTTACTAA